Genomic DNA from Candidatus Binatia bacterium:
GATTTACAGTGTTCGTCGGAGACGGTGGTGTAGGGCTCGACGTGGAACTCGGTGTCCCCGTCACCGTCGGAGGGACAGAAGTCGATGTGGGACTTGGCTCCGTCGGCGTTACCGCTGTTGCCGACGGACTCCACGTTGCCGTGCTCGAAGGCGTTGCGGTTGGTTCCTCGTCTGGCGTGGGGGTGGGCGTGCCGCCCGCAGGTGGCTTGCCGAACATCGGGTTTGCCACGAGATAGGCATCGATGCGCGAGTCCGTGTCAGTGGGAATTAACCGCGCCTTGGAAAGAAAAACGATGTGGCTACCATCTGCGGAAATACTTGGCGAAAAACTATCGCCATCGGCACTACCACCGTCGCTGGGTTTGCTGACGAGCTGAACTTCGCCATCCGTCAGGTCGACAACGAAGACATCCTCACCGGGCCAAGGGTCATCAGTGGACAGATTGGACGCACTGGACTGAAAGACCAGAAAGCGTCCATCGCGGTCTAATGCCGGCGCTACAGAGGGCGCATTCGCCACGTCTCCAGCTTGGTTACGGCTCCCGAGTCGAGTCGTTCCTTGGAGACGATCGCGGATGAAAACCTGTGAGCGCCCGCCAGTATCTCCGTCCAGATTCGTGGCGCGCGACGCAAAGGCGACAAAGCGTCCATCGCCGCTCAGCGCCAGGGTAGCCAGCTCTGCTTGGCTCGGGCCGTTGGCTTCGCTGCCGTCACTGGCCACGCTTGCCCGCTCGATGGAGTTATTGCAGCGGTCGCGCACGAAAACGTCGCGTGCTTCGTTCCGATCTCGTTCTACGAGGTTGGTGGCATCGGAAAAAAACGCAACGACACAGCCGTCCGTACTAATCGCGGGACCTGCACTTGCTCCATTTGCGGTGCGGACTTCGGTTGCCCCAAGAGCGGTCATCGTCATCACTGTGAGTGTGCCGGACTCACGGTCCAGCACAAATACGTCACTTGCTTCATTGCGGTCATTCTCTACAAGGTCATCGGCTTGCGACGCAAACGCAATCCAACGCGCATCTGGGGAAACCGCTGGAGGCAGGTCTGGCACGGTGCCGCCACCCAGTCCTTCGTTGGCTAGCGTTAGCGGGAAGGTACGGCGCGTAGTTCGGTCGAACAAAAACAAATCGGGCGTGTGGTTAAAGTCGCCGGTGACGAGGTTGGTTGCAGCCGATCCAAAAACAACAAGTAACCCATCGTCGGCGAGAACCCCCGGAAAGCTTCCGTCGTTGGCGTCCCTGCCTAAAAAGGAGACGCTGATCCGCTCTGCAGCGAGAGTGTTTGCGTCGACAACATAGACGTCGCTCTTCCCGTTGCGGTCCCCCTCCACCAAGTTACTTGCGGCGGTCAGCAACAGAACGACGCTCCCGTTACCATTTGGGCGTGCAAAAAGAATGTCTGCATCGAGCGCACCACCAGCACTTGGCTGACTCACCCGTACGGGCAGAGAAAGCACCTCCCTCGGGCAACCTGCGGCGATAAGATACGCAAATGCGGCCGATAGCAGCCCGATCGAAAGCGCCCTCCCCGACCAAATTCTCTCCATCCGCATCCCTCCAAGGCGAGACCGCGCATAGCACATGAGCGGACCATCGGACAACGTGGCAAGGGAGAAAGAGATCGCTACAAGGGCAGAGCCATGCTGGAGGTAAGCGCTTTGCGTCCTGCTGAGCTTGTCCGTGGGTTTCCCCTTGAAAGTGCGCTGGCGGTGCAATCGCTTACCCATCGATACGGGGAGAGAGTGGCTTTGCAGGAGGTATCTTTCGAGGTCCGGCGTGGGGAAATCTTTGCCTTACTGGGCCCAAACGGCGGCGGTAAGACGACGCTATTCCGTATTCTCTCGACGCTGATTCGTCCGACGGCTGGCGCCGTGAGGGCGTTCGATGCGTCGCTTGAGGAGCCTGGAAGGATACGGAGATATATCGGAGTAGTATTTCAGCAACCGAGCCTAGATCCCAAACTTACGGTTTGGGAAAATCTTGTGGCTCATGCTCGGCTGTACGGCTGTGCCGGAGCGGAGACGGTCGAGCATGCGCGCGAACTGCTCGATCGTTTTGGTTTAGGGGATCGCATGGGCGAGTTGGTCGAGCGCTTGTCCGGTGGATTGCAGCGCCGTGTCGAGCTCGCGAAGTGTTTACTGCATCGGCCACCATTGCTTTTGCTGGACGAACCGAGCACCGGGTTGGATCCGGGCGCACGCCGGGACTTCTTCCTTCTATTACGGGAATTGCAGGAGCGCGATGGCCTCACGGTTGTCTTCACCACCCACTTTATCGAAGAGGCCGACCGATGTGATCGCGTGGCCATCTTGCATCGCGGAAGGCTCGTAGCGTTAGGGTCGCCCGCTGCCCTTAAAGCTGAAGTGGGTGGAGACGTGCTTGTGATCCGCGGCGAGCAACCAGCCAAGTTGGCGGAGGCAATCGAACGAGAGTTCCAGCTTGGAGCGCGCGTGATTGACGGGATCGTGCGGATCGAATGCCCGAAGGCACATGAATGGGTTCCCAAGCTTGTAGCGCGCTTTGGCGACGCCATCTCCTTGATCTCATACGGGCGCCCCACACTGGAGGACGTGTTTGTCCACCATACGGGGCAACGGTTCTGGGTGGCCGAGTCTGTTTGAGCGGGATTGATCGATGGTCCGCTGGCTACTTCCCGTTTGGGGGCTTTGGTGGCGTGAAATGGTGCGCTTCGTCCGGCAGAGGAGCCGGGTGACCGGGGCACTACTGCAGCCATTGGTTTTTTGGCTGTTGCTCGGGGGCGGGCTGAATGCGTCGTTTAAGCCATCCGGGCTCAGCGAGTTTTCATATGTGGAATATTTTTACCCGGGCACCATCGTGTTGGTTCTCCTGTTCACCGCGATCTTTGCGACGATCTCGACTGTGGAGGACCGAAAATCGGGGTTCCTGCAAGGGGTCCTGGTTGCGCCGGTGTCGCGGGCCGCGGTTGTGTTG
This window encodes:
- a CDS encoding ATP-binding cassette domain-containing protein, which gives rise to MLEVSALRPAELVRGFPLESALAVQSLTHRYGERVALQEVSFEVRRGEIFALLGPNGGGKTTLFRILSTLIRPTAGAVRAFDASLEEPGRIRRYIGVVFQQPSLDPKLTVWENLVAHARLYGCAGAETVEHARELLDRFGLGDRMGELVERLSGGLQRRVELAKCLLHRPPLLLLDEPSTGLDPGARRDFFLLLRELQERDGLTVVFTTHFIEEADRCDRVAILHRGRLVALGSPAALKAEVGGDVLVIRGEQPAKLAEAIEREFQLGARVIDGIVRIECPKAHEWVPKLVARFGDAISLISYGRPTLEDVFVHHTGQRFWVAESV